AACTTCTTCCAAAGAACTACAACGAGTCTCATGCTTTCCAATTGGTATTATTGAGGAAGGAAAACTTCTCGGCTACATTTTATGATGTGTCACCTGAAGATGAGAACCAAAACATAAGTCCTATGTTTTCCTACACTTTCCAGTTGGTGAATGACACAGTTGTTTTAAATTCAGAATGTAGGTAAAAATCACCTTTTCATaggaatataaacataaaatgattctttatttatttattttttggtaaATTCTATTTTTCAGGTAATACTTCTAAATCTTACCTATGGTTAAAAGATACAGTTCTGCCACAGTTTGTAAAATGGGGTGAAGAATGTGTGGAGCAGCAACAAAGTATATGTAATGAATCCCTTGCTCTAGTGTCCAGCGAGAAATACTATCAGAAATAcaatgatttaaaattaaaatatggaaATGAGATGGTAAAAGTAAGTCATAAAATTTGATTTTGCATGTCACTGACATTAATTAAGCCTTGGCTTTGTAAGCATAAAATGCAATTTGCCTGTTACAGAAATGGCCAGAATGTACAGACCCTCAAAAGTTTGTATATGAAGATGTAGCCATTGGCACATATCTGTTGCTTCTTTGGGAAGAAGAAAGACAGCACCTGGGTTTAAAGACCCCACAGAGGTTTGTGGATCTTGGCTGTGGCAATGGATTGCTTGTCTACATCTTAACTCAGGAAGGTCATCAAGGGCTAGGCATTGATGTGACAAAGAGGAAAATATGGGACATCTATCCTGCTGATGTCAGTCTTGAGGTAGATTTATATAActctttaaaaatataagtaaatatcctattttaaaataattatattaattatattttcttttttcaggaAAAAACAATAACTCCTTCAGACATCAACATTTTTCCAGAGAGTGACTGGCTTATAGGCAATCATTCAGATGAGCTCACTCCATGGATACCAGTCATAGCAGCAAGAAGCTCTTATAAATGTAACTTTTTCCTACTTCCCTGCTGTGCCTTCAACTTTGATGGCACTAAATATCGGCGACAAAACTCGTCTGTAAGTCAATACACTGAGTACTTACAATACATCAAAAGCCTTTGTGAAGATTGTGGTTTTATAACAGACATAGATAGATTGAAAATACCAAGTACTAAAAGGATATGCCTTGTAAGCAGAGGCAGAAATTATCCTAAAGAAGAGTTTGGCAGATACTgtgaaaaaatacagaatataatAAACAATGGTGCTAGTGTGCCACCAGATGCtgcacaaaatttaaaaagaagttGGATACACGATTTCAAGGCAAGAGAGCCAGTGCAAAAAGTTAGAAACTGTACACAAATAGATAAGACTCTTATAGATAGCATTGTTGATAAAATTTCAAATTATCTTTTACAAGGTTGTAATTTGGATTCTAATTGGTCTATTGGAAAGTCTGCTGAACTGAATGAAGTAGTGCAATTAATCCCACAGGACCaactaaaatctttaaaatctgAATGTGGCGGTCTCCAAACCCTTCTAAAGAATAATCATCACATTTTTAAAGTTCAAGGTGGGATAGTTCAACTTAGGTTCCCAAAAACTGTGGAGGAAGTAAATAAGAAtatgaaaagtaataaaaataaatcatgtaGTATAAAAGTT
The nucleotide sequence above comes from Pectinophora gossypiella chromosome 6, ilPecGoss1.1, whole genome shotgun sequence. Encoded proteins:
- the LOC126367773 gene encoding probable tRNA (uracil-O(2)-)-methyltransferase isoform X1 codes for the protein MLTVMNSKKCASTKTSMTPNSFWISIDILIKKPHVVNKRLWGSKIIYKLMCTPPSSIWTPPLGCKRIEDLNDIENYKTKILKEFNIVYSKDESPSNIEIILTELLPKNYNESHAFQLVLLRKENFSATFYDVSPEDENQNISPMFSYTFQLVNDTVVLNSECNTSKSYLWLKDTVLPQFVKWGEECVEQQQSICNESLALVSSEKYYQKYNDLKLKYGNEMVKKWPECTDPQKFVYEDVAIGTYLLLLWEEERQHLGLKTPQRFVDLGCGNGLLVYILTQEGHQGLGIDVTKRKIWDIYPADVSLEEKTITPSDINIFPESDWLIGNHSDELTPWIPVIAARSSYKCNFFLLPCCAFNFDGTKYRRQNSSVSQYTEYLQYIKSLCEDCGFITDIDRLKIPSTKRICLVSRGRNYPKEEFGRYCEKIQNIINNGASVPPDAAQNLKRSWIHDFKAREPVQKVRNCTQIDKTLIDSIVDKISNYLLQGCNLDSNWSIGKSAELNEVVQLIPQDQLKSLKSECGGLQTLLKNNHHIFKVQGGIVQLRFPKTVEEVNKNMKSNKNKSCSIKVQQKPCWFYNNHPQGCPLTDKNCSFLHVRK
- the LOC126367773 gene encoding probable tRNA (uracil-O(2)-)-methyltransferase isoform X2, which produces MVKKWPECTDPQKFVYEDVAIGTYLLLLWEEERQHLGLKTPQRFVDLGCGNGLLVYILTQEGHQGLGIDVTKRKIWDIYPADVSLEEKTITPSDINIFPESDWLIGNHSDELTPWIPVIAARSSYKCNFFLLPCCAFNFDGTKYRRQNSSVSQYTEYLQYIKSLCEDCGFITDIDRLKIPSTKRICLVSRGRNYPKEEFGRYCEKIQNIINNGASVPPDAAQNLKRSWIHDFKAREPVQKVRNCTQIDKTLIDSIVDKISNYLLQGCNLDSNWSIGKSAELNEVVQLIPQDQLKSLKSECGGLQTLLKNNHHIFKVQGGIVQLRFPKTVEEVNKNMKSNKNKSCSIKVQQKPCWFYNNHPQGCPLTDKNCSFLHVRK